From a single Arachis hypogaea cultivar Tifrunner chromosome 3, arahy.Tifrunner.gnm2.J5K5, whole genome shotgun sequence genomic region:
- the LOC112734241 gene encoding protein DETOXIFICATION 16, with protein MKIPREAVVEELKRQLWLAVPLCSVAFLQYSLQTISIMFVGHLGTLPLSGASMATSFAAVTGFTLLTGLTGALDTFCGQSNGAGQYQMLGIHLQRSMLVVSVVSVFVAVIWANTEPILIAMRQDKAIANQAGKYARCLIPSLFAHGLLQSILRFLQTQSIVFPMVITSALAALLHILLCWLLVFKTPLGSRGAPISISICYYLNLLFISFYVKYSSSCKQSWTGFSKKSLNGVFSFLKLAVPSALMLCLKVWTFELVVILSGLLPNPALETSVLSICLNTFTLAWMIPFGFSAAVSTRVSNELGGGNPEAARVAVGVVLWMVFIEGILLASIMVVLRNMWSRIYSNDKQVIREVSATTPILAVSCFLDGIQSALSGIASGCGWQRIGAYVNLGSFYLVGVPCSVLLGFVAHMKAKGLWLGIIAAFVVQVTFYAIITIRTSWDQQARIAESRVKESTMSPKTECEV; from the exons ATGAAAATCCCAAGAGAGGCAGTTGTTGAAGAGCTGAAGAGACAGCTATGGCTGGCAGTGCCTCTCTGCTCAGTGGCTTTCCTACAATACAGCCTCCAGACCATCTCCATCATGTTTGTTGGTCATCTCGGTACTCTCCCTCTTTCCGGAGCTTCCATGGCGACCTCCTTTGCCGCCGTTACAGGATTCACCTTACTG ACAGGATTAACCGGTGCACTGGACACATTTTGTGGACAATCGAATGGGGCAGGGCAGTACCAGATGCTTGGCATACACTTGCAGAGATCCATGCTTGTTGTTTCAGTCGTCAGTGTTTTCGTCGCCGTCATCTGGGCCAACACGGAGCCTATTCTAATTGCGATGCGCCAAGACAAAGCCATAGCCAACCAAGCTGGCAAGTATGCCCGCTGCTTGATCCCAAGCCTCTTCGCGCATGGCCTTCTTCAGTCCATTCTCAGGTTCTTGCAAACCCAGAGCATTGTCTTCCCAATGGTCATAACCTCTGCACTTGCCGCGCTGCTCCACATCCTTCTCTGCTGGCTTCTTGTATTCAAAACTCCCCTGGGGAGCAGGGGGGCACCCATATCTATTTCCATATGTTATTATCTGAATCTTCTCTtcatctccttctatgtcaaaTACTCTTCTTCTTGCAAACAATCTTGGACTGGCTTTTCCAAAAAGTCCCTAAATGGAGTCTTCTCCTTCCTTAAACTTGCTGTTCCTTCGGCTCTTATGCTCTG CCTGAAAGTTTGGACATTCGAACTCGTAGTTATCTTGTCTGGTCTTCTTCCGAACCCAGCATTAGAAACTTCAGTTCTTTCAATATG CCTTAATACATTTACTTTAGCTTGGATGATCCCTTTTGGATTCAGTGCTGCTGTAAG CACACGGGTGTCGAATGAACTAGGAGGTGGAAATCCAGAGGCAGCACGTGTAGCAGTTGGCGTGGTGCTATGGATGGTGTTCATTGAAGGGATCTTGTTAGCTTCAATCATGGTTGTGCTGAGGAACATGTGGAGCCGTATTTACAGTAATGACAAACAAGTAATCAGAGAAGTGTCGGCGACGACGCCAATTCTGGCAGTTTCGTGCTTTCTAGACGGAATACAAAGTGCACTTTCAGGTATTGCTTCCGGATGTGGGTGGCAGCGAATAGGTGCGTATGTGAATCTTGGCTCATTCTATCTTGTGGGCGTTCCTTGCTCTGTCCTGTTAGGATTTGTTGCGCATATGAAAGCCAAG GGGCTGTGGTTGGGGATCATAGCTGCATTCGTTGTGCAAGTCACATTTTACGCTATCATCACCATTCGAACCAGTTGGGACCAACAG GCAAGGATAGCTGAAAGCAGAGTTAAGGAGTCAACCATGTCGCCAAAGACAGAATGTGAAGTCTAA
- the LOC112734243 gene encoding protein DETOXIFICATION 16 isoform X2: MDREGGKGSLEPLLEKITVESRLKVDDIELKKHKAIERREIFEEARKQLWLAGPLVTVSLLNYGLQVISVMFVGHLGQLPLSGASMATSFASVTGFSLLMGMASALDTFCGQSYGAKQHGMVGIHMQRAMLILMILCIPLSIIWANTASILTALGQDPQISSEAGQYAKFMIPSLFAYGLLQCLNRFLQTQSLVFPMLFSSGVTTLLHILICWTMVFKSGLGNKGAAIANAISYWLNVFILMLYVKFSPSCLKTWTGFSREAFHNIPSFMRLAIPSAVMVCLESWSFEMMVLLSGLLPNPKLETSVLSICLNTSTTVWTIPFGLSGAVSTRVSNELGAGHPRAARLAVYFVFAMAMVEGIFVGAMMILIRNIWGYAYSNEEEVVTYVATMLPILATSIFLDSLQCVLSGTARGCGWQKMGALINLGSYYLIGIPAAILFAFVFHMGGKAKKAKDSVRVYDSILS; the protein is encoded by the exons ATGGATAGAGAAGGTGGAAAGGGATCTCTGGAGCCTCTCTTGGAAAAGATCACAGTGGAAAGTAGGCTCAAGGTTGATGATATTGAACTAAAGAAGCACAAGGCAATAGAAAGAAGAGAAATCTTTGAAGAGGCAAGAAAGCAGTTATGGCTGGCAGGTCCTTTAGTAACCGTCTCTCTGCTCAATTATGGCCTGCAAGTCATATCTGTTATGTTCGTGGGTCATCTCGGTCAACTCCCTCTTTCCGGTGCTTCAATGGCTACTTCTTTTGCCTCTGTCACCGGTTTTAGCTTATTG ATGGGAATGGCAAGTGCCTTGGACACTTTCTGTGGGCAGTCATATGGAGCAAAGCAGCATGGTATGGTAGGCATACATATGCAGAGAGCCATGCTCATTCTCATGATTCTTTGCATACCCCTTTCAATTATTTGGGCAAACACAGCATCCATTCTAACTGCTCTTGGCCAAGATCCTCAAATATCTTCAGAAGCTGGACAATATGCAAAGTTTATGATTCCGAGTCTTTTCGCCTATGGTCTCCTGCAGTGCCTCAACAGGTTCTTGCAAACCCAAAGTCTTGTGTTTCCAATGCTGTTCAGCTCTGGAGTTACCACTTTGCTGCATATTCTTATATGTTGGACTATGGTATTCAAATCCGGGCTGGGGAACAAAGGAGCTGCCATAGCAAATGCTATATCATACTGGTTGAATGTCTTCATCCTGATGCTCTATGTCAAGTTCTCGCCTTCATGTTTGAAAACATGGACTGGCTTTTCAAGAGAAGCATTCCATAACATCCCTTCTTTTATGAGGCTTGCCATTCCTTCAGCCGTTATGGTTTG CCTGGAATCATGGTCCTTTGAAATGATGGTTCTCCTTTCTGGCCTTCTCCCAAATCCCAAGTTAGAAACATCGGTGCTTTCTATCTG TTTGAACACTTCAACAACTGTTTGGACAATCCCATTTGGACTCAGCGGAGCAGTGAG CACTCGTGTCTCGAATGAACTAGGAGCAGGTCATCCAAGGGCTGCACGTTTAGCTGTGTATTTCGTCTTTGCAATGGCCATGGTTGAAGGCATCTTTGTTGGGGCAATGATGATTTTGATACGCAATATCTGGGGCTATGCATATAgtaatgaagaagaagtggtcACATATGTAGCAACCATGTTGCCTATTCTGGCAACATCCATTTTCCTGGATTCACTTCAATGTGTTCTTTcag GTACGGCTAGAGGATGTGGTTGGCAAAAAATGGGTGCTCTGATCAATCTAGGATCATACTATTTAATTGGGATACCCGCAGCTATCTTATTCGCTTTTGTATTTCACATGGGTGGCAAG GCAAAGAAGGCTAAAGACAGTGTCCGTGTGTATGACAGCATATTGTCATGA
- the LOC112734243 gene encoding protein DETOXIFICATION 16 isoform X1, protein MDREGGKGSLEPLLEKITVESRLKVDDIELKKHKAIERREIFEEARKQLWLAGPLVTVSLLNYGLQVISVMFVGHLGQLPLSGASMATSFASVTGFSLLMGMASALDTFCGQSYGAKQHGMVGIHMQRAMLILMILCIPLSIIWANTASILTALGQDPQISSEAGQYAKFMIPSLFAYGLLQCLNRFLQTQSLVFPMLFSSGVTTLLHILICWTMVFKSGLGNKGAAIANAISYWLNVFILMLYVKFSPSCLKTWTGFSREAFHNIPSFMRLAIPSAVMVCLESWSFEMMVLLSGLLPNPKLETSVLSICLNTSTTVWTIPFGLSGAVSTRVSNELGAGHPRAARLAVYFVFAMAMVEGIFVGAMMILIRNIWGYAYSNEEEVVTYVATMLPILATSIFLDSLQCVLSGTARGCGWQKMGALINLGSYYLIGIPAAILFAFVFHMGGKGLWLGIICALIVQVSCLLIITIPTDWEQEAKKAKDSVRVYDSILS, encoded by the exons ATGGATAGAGAAGGTGGAAAGGGATCTCTGGAGCCTCTCTTGGAAAAGATCACAGTGGAAAGTAGGCTCAAGGTTGATGATATTGAACTAAAGAAGCACAAGGCAATAGAAAGAAGAGAAATCTTTGAAGAGGCAAGAAAGCAGTTATGGCTGGCAGGTCCTTTAGTAACCGTCTCTCTGCTCAATTATGGCCTGCAAGTCATATCTGTTATGTTCGTGGGTCATCTCGGTCAACTCCCTCTTTCCGGTGCTTCAATGGCTACTTCTTTTGCCTCTGTCACCGGTTTTAGCTTATTG ATGGGAATGGCAAGTGCCTTGGACACTTTCTGTGGGCAGTCATATGGAGCAAAGCAGCATGGTATGGTAGGCATACATATGCAGAGAGCCATGCTCATTCTCATGATTCTTTGCATACCCCTTTCAATTATTTGGGCAAACACAGCATCCATTCTAACTGCTCTTGGCCAAGATCCTCAAATATCTTCAGAAGCTGGACAATATGCAAAGTTTATGATTCCGAGTCTTTTCGCCTATGGTCTCCTGCAGTGCCTCAACAGGTTCTTGCAAACCCAAAGTCTTGTGTTTCCAATGCTGTTCAGCTCTGGAGTTACCACTTTGCTGCATATTCTTATATGTTGGACTATGGTATTCAAATCCGGGCTGGGGAACAAAGGAGCTGCCATAGCAAATGCTATATCATACTGGTTGAATGTCTTCATCCTGATGCTCTATGTCAAGTTCTCGCCTTCATGTTTGAAAACATGGACTGGCTTTTCAAGAGAAGCATTCCATAACATCCCTTCTTTTATGAGGCTTGCCATTCCTTCAGCCGTTATGGTTTG CCTGGAATCATGGTCCTTTGAAATGATGGTTCTCCTTTCTGGCCTTCTCCCAAATCCCAAGTTAGAAACATCGGTGCTTTCTATCTG TTTGAACACTTCAACAACTGTTTGGACAATCCCATTTGGACTCAGCGGAGCAGTGAG CACTCGTGTCTCGAATGAACTAGGAGCAGGTCATCCAAGGGCTGCACGTTTAGCTGTGTATTTCGTCTTTGCAATGGCCATGGTTGAAGGCATCTTTGTTGGGGCAATGATGATTTTGATACGCAATATCTGGGGCTATGCATATAgtaatgaagaagaagtggtcACATATGTAGCAACCATGTTGCCTATTCTGGCAACATCCATTTTCCTGGATTCACTTCAATGTGTTCTTTcag GTACGGCTAGAGGATGTGGTTGGCAAAAAATGGGTGCTCTGATCAATCTAGGATCATACTATTTAATTGGGATACCCGCAGCTATCTTATTCGCTTTTGTATTTCACATGGGTGGCAAG GGGCTTTGGCTGGGGATCATATGTGCACTCATTGTTCAAGTGTCATGTCTTCTTATCATTACAATACCCACTGATTGGGAGCAAGAG GCAAAGAAGGCTAAAGACAGTGTCCGTGTGTATGACAGCATATTGTCATGA